In Marmota flaviventris isolate mMarFla1 chromosome 17, mMarFla1.hap1, whole genome shotgun sequence, a single genomic region encodes these proteins:
- the Cbx1 gene encoding chromobox protein homolog 1 — MGKKQNKKKVEEVLEEEEEEYVVEKVLDRRVVKGKVEYLLKWKGFSDEDNTWEPEENLDCPDLIAEFLQSQKTAHETDKSEGGKRKADSDSEDKGEESKPKKKKEESEKPRGFARGLEPERIIGATDSSGELMFLMKWKNSDEADLVPAKEANVKCPQVVISFYEERLTWHSYPSEDDDKKDDKN; from the exons atggggaaaaaacaaaataagaagaaagtagAGGAGGtactagaagaagaagaagaggaataTGTGGTGGAAAAAGTTCTCGATCGTCGGGTTGTAAAGGGCAAAGTGGAGTACCTCCTAAAGTGGAAAGGTTTCTCCGA TGAGGACAATACATGGGAGCCAGAAGAGAACCTGGATTGTCCCGACCTCATTGCTGAGTTTCTACAGTCACAGAAAACAGCACATGAGACAGATAAATCGGAGGGCGGCAAGCGTAAAGCTGATTCGGATTCTGAAGATAAGGGAGAAGAGAgcaaaccaaagaagaaaaaagaagag TCTGAAAAGCCACGGGGCTTTGCCCGGGGTTTGGAGCCGGAGCGGATTATTGGAGCTACAGACTCCAGTGGAGAGCTCATGTTCCTGATGAAATG GAAAAACTCTGATGAGGCTGACCTGGTCCCTGCCAAGGAAGCCAATGTCAAGTGCCCACAGGTTGTCATATCCTTCTATGAGGAAAGGCTGACGTGGCATTCCTACCCCTCGGAGGATGATGATAAAAAAGATGACAAGAATTAA